One window of Ziziphus jujuba cultivar Dongzao chromosome 5, ASM3175591v1 genomic DNA carries:
- the LOC125420120 gene encoding photosystem II CP47 reaction center protein-like produces the protein MDSGDGIAIRWLGNPIFRDNEGHMPTFFQTFPVVLVDGDRIARADVLFGKVESKYNVEQVGVTVEFYGGKLNGIIYNDPATVERYTRCAQLGEIFELDHATLKSNDVFRSSPRGWFTFGHASFALFFFFRHIWHGARTLFRDVFVGIDPDLDAQVEFGAF, from the coding sequence ATGGACAGTGGGGATGGAATTGCTATTAGGTGGTTAGGAAACCCTATTTTTAGAGATAACGAAGGTCATATGCCAACCTTTTTTCAAACATTTCCGGTTGTTTTAGTAGATGGAGACAGAATTGCTAGAGCCGATGTTCTTTTTGGAAAGGTAGAATCGAAATACAATGTCGAACAAGTAGGTGTAACTGTTGAGTTCTATGGTGGAAAACTCAATGGAATCATTTATAATGATCCCGCTACTGTGGAAAGATATACTAGATGTGCTCAATTGGGTGAAATTTTTGAATTAGATCATGCTACTTTGAAATCCAATGATGTTTTTCGTAGCAGTCCAAGGGGTTGGTTTACTTTTGGACATGCTTCGTTtgctttgttctttttcttcagACACATTTGGCATGGTGCTAGAACCTTGTTCAGAGATGTTTTTGTTGGTATTGACCCCGATTTGGATGCTCAAGTAGAATTTGGAGCATTCTAA